A genome region from Oryzias melastigma strain HK-1 linkage group LG12, ASM292280v2, whole genome shotgun sequence includes the following:
- the nkx6.1 gene encoding homeobox protein Nkx-6.1, which yields MLAAGPMDGSRQSAFLLSSPPLAALHSMAEMKTPLYPAYPLSSPGPASSTSPATTSPNPGGMAASSPSTKSSSSLGSPQQSSSATPHGINDILNRPSAAGPPAAGLLPGLPRFSSLSPPPPPGLYFSPGAAAVAVARYPKPLAELPGRTPIFWPGVMQSPHWRDARFACSPHQNSVLLDKDGKRKHTRPTFSGQQIFALEKTFEQTKYLAGPERARLAYSLGMTESQVKVWFQNRRTKWRKKHAAEMASAKKKQDSETERLKGASEHEHEHDDEDEDYNKPLDPNSDDEKITQLLRKHKAGPAGPALHALTSETDSS from the exons ATGCTAGCCGCGGGTCCGATGGACGGGTCCCGACAGAGCGCCTTCCTCCTCAGCAGCCCCCCCCTGGCCGCTCTGCACAGCATGGCGGAGATGAAGACCCCCCTGTACCCCGCGTACCCGCTGTCCTCCCCCGGGCCCGCCTCCTCCACGTCCCCGGCCACCACGTCCCCGAACCCCGGCGGCATGGCGGCGTCCTCCCCCAGCACCAAGAGCTCCTCGTCGCTGGGCTCCCCCCAGCAGAGCTCCTCCGCCACCCCCCACGGCATCAACGACATCCTCAACCGGCCGTCCGCCGCCGGCCCCCCCGCGGCGGGACTCCTGCCGGGCCTGCCCCGCTTCAGCAGCCTCAGCCCGCCGCCCCCCCCCGGACTGTACTTCAGCCCCGGCGCGGCGGCGGTGGCGGTGGCCCGGTACCCGAAGCCGCTGGCGGAGCTGCCGGGCCGGACGCCGATCTTCTGGCCCGGCGTCATGCAGAGCCCGCACTGGCGGGACGCCCGCTTCGCCTGCTCCCCCC ATCAGAACTCGGTTCTGCTGGATAAGGACGGGAAGCGGAAGCACACGCGGCCCACCTTCTCCGGACAGCAGATCTTCGCGCTGGAGAAGACGTTCGAGCAGACCAAGTACCTGGCGGGGCCCGAGCGCGCGCGCCTGGCGTACTCGCTGGGGATGACGGAGAGCCAGGTGAAG GTCTGGTTCCAGAACCGGCGGACCAAGTGGCGGAAGAAGCACGCGGCGGAGATGGCCTCCGCCAAGAAGAAGCAGGACTCGGAGACGGAGCGGCTGAAGGGCGCGTCCGAGCACGAGCACGAGCACGACGACGAGGACGAGGACTACAACAAGCCTCTGGACCCGAACTCGGACGACGAGAAGATCACGCAGCTGCTGCGGAAGCACAAAGCGGGGCCCGCGGGGCCCGCGCTGCACGCGCTCACGTCGGAGACGGACAGCTCGTGA
- the rpl17 gene encoding 60S ribosomal protein L17 — protein sequence MVRYSLDPENPTKSCKARGSNLRVHFKNTRETAQAIKGMHIRKANKYLRDVVVKRQCVPFRRYNGGVGRCAQAKQFDWTQGRWPKKSAEFLLHMLKNAESNAELKGLDVDSLVIEHIQVNKAPKMRRRTYRAHGRINPYMSSPCHIEMILTEKEQIVPKPEEEVAQKKKVSQKKLKKQKLMARE from the exons ATGGTCCGCTACTCTCTAGACCCCGAGAACCCCACGAAGT CGTGTAAGGCCAGGGGGTCCAACCTGCGGGTCCACTTCAAG AACACCCGGGAAACGGCGCAGGCCATCAAAGGCATGCACATCCGCAAAGCCAACAAGTACCTGCGCGACGTGGTGGTCAAGCGGCAGTGCGTCCCGTTCCGGCGCTACAACGGCGGCGTGGGCCGCTGCGCTCAG GCCAAGCAGTTCGACTGGACCCAGGGCCGCTGGCCCAAGAAGAGCGCCGAGTTCCTGCTGCACATGCTGAAGAACGCCGAGAGCAACGCCGAGCTGAAG GGTTTGGACGTGGACTCTCTGGTCATCGAGCACATCCAGGTGAACAAAGCCCCCAAGATGAGGCGGCGCACGTACCGCGCGCACGGCCGCATCAACCCCTACATGAGCTCGCCGTGCCACATCGAGATGATCCTCACGGAGAAGGAGCAGATCGTCCCCAAGCCGGAGGAGGAGGTGGCCCAGAAGAAGAAG GTCTCccagaagaagctgaagaagcAGAAGCTGATGGCCCGCGAGTGA
- the mfhas1 gene encoding malignant fibrous histiocytoma-amplified sequence 1: MRTLDENREEEEEQRRRSERLKAARLWRDAALRSRKLRGGLRQLTLCSKNEQLVLPEDISEVEALNLGNNSLQELPEELAASLGKLRVLELRRNRFTAAPRALLQLDQLLELDMSHNCLRTLAEGVGRLTALRKLCVSHNRIQALPPQIGSLQNLEELDVSFNLLLGLPRTFCGLGRLRALDADHNKLNHFPPEILALGQLEELDLSGNRFGALPANICRLSSIKVLWLSSLQVSALPDGLCRLQQLESLMLDGNRLSALPPSFGLLQRLKMVNLSSNRLQDFPPALLSITGLEELYLSRNALSHVPEELGRLRKLVNLWLDHNRIRRLPDSMVELQNLEELVLQGNQIAVLPDHFGKLSKVNIWKVKDNPLIQPPYEVCMKGIPHIALYQQELAQAQPAVKPRLKLVLMGRKDAGKTRLRRSLMGTGEEETGSRGVELVHWEADAHRQLTFMVFDLSGDPSFDPVQPFFLSPGALYILVVNLKSYQPKTFHDHVGRFLRLLCAKVPHAVVFVVGTHADLCGEAELEEKMLDIHLQIGLQEAADVQDLRRRAEEVELALEQGFSVRSSSPHVLFYGVSDRNLRRRWAQLDFLLKRRLQVLSPVLSVSCSRSQRNMGRLREKLLAVAEHRHIFPNLQRVLPRSWQLLEELLLQSSELWLSWWSSARLGLQAGLTEDRLHAALSYLHESGKLLYFEDSPALKEHVFHNLPRLLSILNVLFQRERAALLDRLLGEGERGDKGRASLLMEDEKGAVLTVTHLQQHLEAFLQHGLLPAHVLRLLLRPLVQTQPDLQLIMELLQKMGLCYRVSQPPDGAAAWFRFPSFVRSEEPQEGSPAPPASPLFSMEQLHVQYSFPALFPPGLLARFSVQIDGHVVQRADSRSQIFAYRGKVPVVVSHQPARAGQEAETLSIISHASLPNIWTAWQAVTPLLEELDALLHEWPGLMYSVHILCSKCLRRGAASPHVFPGELLTQPRPDGLTEIVCPKNGSERVDVALVYPPTPTASSPK; the protein is encoded by the exons ATGAGGACTCTGGATGAGAaccgggaggaggaggaggagcagcggaGGAGGTCGGAGCGGCTGAAGGCGGCGCGCCTGTGGCGGGATGCGGCGCTGCGCTCCCGGAAGCTGCGGGGGGGCCTCCGCCAGCTCACGCTCTGCTCCAAGAACGAGCAGCTGGTGCTGCCGGAGGACATCTCCGAGGTGGAGGCGCTCAACCTGGGCAACAACTCCCTGCAGGAGCTCCCGGAGGAGCTGGCCGCCTCCCTCGGCAAGCTGCGCGTGCTGGAGCTGCGCCGGAACCGCTTCACGGCCGCGCCCCGCGCGCTCCTGCAGCTGGACCAGCTGCTGGAGCTGGACATGAGCCACAACTGCCTGCGGACTCTGGCGGAGGGTGTGGGCCGGCTGACGGCCCTGCGGAAGCTCTGCGTCAGCCACAACCGGATCCAGGCGCTGCCGCCGCAGATCGGGAGCCTGCAGaacctggaggagctggacgTCAGCTTCAACCTGCTGCTCGGCCTCCCCAGGACCTTCTGCGGCCTCGGCCGGCTGCGCGCGCTGGACGCGGACCACAACAAGCTGAACCACTTCCCACCCGAGATCCTGGCGCTGGGccagctggaggagctggaccTGTCGGGGAACCGGTTCGGGGCGCTGCCCGCCAACATCTGCAGGCTGAGCTCCATCAAGGTGCTGTGGCTCAGCAGCCTGCAGGTGAGCGCGCTGCCGGACGGCCTGTGCCgcctgcagcagctggagagcCTGATGCTGGACGGGAACCGGCTGTCGGCGCTGCCGCCCTCCTTCGGCCTCCTGCAGAGGCTGAAGATGGTCAACCTGTCCTCCAACCGGCTGCAGGACTTCCCGCCGGCGCTGCTGAGCATCACGGGGCTGGAGGAGCTGTACCTGAGCCGGAACGCGCTGAGCCACGTCCCCGAGGAGCTGGGCCGGCTCCGGAAGCTGGTTAACCTCTGGCTGGACCACAACCGCATCCGGCGCCTGCCGGACTCCATGGTGGAGCTGCAGAACCTGGAGGAGCTGGTCCTGCAGGGGAACCAGATCGCCGTACTCCCAGACCACTTCGGGAAGCTGTCCAAGGTCAACATCTGGAAGGTGAAGGACAACCCCCTGATCCAGCCGCCCTACGAGGTCTGCATGAAGGGCATCCCCCACATCGCGCTGTACCAGCAGGAGCTGGCGCAGGCGCAGCCCGCCGTCAAGCCCCGCCTCAAGCTGGTGCTGATGGGGCGGAAGGACGCCGGGAAGACGCGGCTGAGGCGGAGCCTGATGGGGACAGGGGAGGAGGAGACGGGGAGCCGAGGGGTGGAGCTGGTCCACTGGGAGGCCGACGCCCACCGCCAGCTGACCTTCATGGTCTTTGACCTATCAGGCGACCCCAGCTTCGACCCGGTGCAGCCCTTCTTCCTGTCTCCGGGCGCTCTCTACATCCTGGTGGTCAACCTGAAGTCCTACCAGCCAAAGACCTTCCACGACCACGTGGGCCGCTTCCTGCGCCTGCTGTGCGCCAAAGTCCCTCACGCCGTGGTGTTCGTGGTGGGCACGCACGCCGACCTGTGCGGGGAGGCGGAGCTGGAGGAGAAGATGCTGGACATCCACCTGCAGATCGGGCTGCAGGAGGCGGCAGACGTGCAGGACCTGCGGCGCCGGGCGGAGGAGGTGGAGCTGGCGCTGGAGCAGGGCTTCTCCGTGCGCTCCTCCAGCCCCCACGTTCTGTTCTACGGCGTCTCGGACCGGAACCTGCGGCGCCGCTGGGCTCAGCTGGACTTCCTGCTGAAGCGGCGGCTGCAGGTGCTGTCGCCGGTGCTGAGCGTCAGCTGCAGCCGCTCTCAGAGGAACATGGGCCGGCTGCGGGAGAAGCTGCTGGCGGTGGCGGAGCATCGCCACATCTTCCCCAACCTGCAGCGCGTGCTGCCGCGCTCCtggcagctgctggaggagctgctCCTGCAGTCCTCCGAGCTGTGGCTGTCCTGGTGGAGCTCCGCCCGTCTGGGCCTGCAGGCGGGGCTGACGGAGGACCGGCTGCACGCCGCCCTGTCCTACCTGCACGAGAGCGGGAAGCTGCTGTACTTCGAGGACAGCCCCGCCCTGAAGGAGCACGTCTTCCACAACCTGCCGCGCCTCCTCAGCATCCTCAACGTCCTCTTCCAGAGGGAGCGCGCCGCGCTGCTGGACCGCCTGCTCGGCGAGGGCGAGCGGGGGGACAAGGGCAGGGCCAGCCTGCTGATGGAGGACGAGAAGGGGGCGGTCCTGACGGTGACGCACCTGCAGCAGCACCTGGAGGCCTTCCTGCAGCACGGCCTGCTGCCCGCCCACGTCCTCCGGCTGCTGCTGCGGCCGCTGGTGCAGACGCAGCCGGACCTGCAGCTCAtcatggagctgctgcagaagaTGGGGCTGTGCTACCGCGTCAGCCAGCCCCCCGACGGCGCCGCCGCCTGGTTCCGGTTCCCCAGCTTCGTCAGAAGCGAGGAGCCCCAGGAGGGGTCCCCGGCGCCGCCCGCCAGCCCTCTGTTCTCAATGGAGCAGCTGCACGTCCAGTACAGCTTCCCGGCGCTGTTCCCGCCCGGACTGCTGGCCCGCTTCAGCGTGCAGATCGACGGCCACGTGGTGCAGCGGGCGGACAGCAGGAGCCAGATCTTCGCCTACCGGGGCAAGGTGCCCGTGGTGGTCAGCCACCAGCCCGCCAGGGCGGGGCAGGAGGCGGAGACCCTGTCCATCATCAGCCACGCCTCGCTGCCCAACATCTGGACCGCCTGGCAGGCCGTCACGCCgctgctggaggagctggacgCGCTGCTGCACGAGTGGCCCGGCCTGATGTACTCCGTCCACATCCTCTGCTCCAAGTGTCTGCGGAGGGGCGCGGCCAGCCCACACGTCTTCCCAG gtgagctgctgactcagccTCGACCCGACGGCCTCACCGAGATCGTCTGTCCCAAGAACGGCTCGGAGCGCGTCGACGTGGCTCTGGtctacccccccacccccaccgcCTCCAGCCCGAAGTGA